In Desulfovibrio sp. ZJ209, one genomic interval encodes:
- a CDS encoding cupin domain-containing protein, with protein MRHAVFGIILSALLVFAFAAPSFADDAPGQSIIRKEELKSVKGADSIFTGDVTITPLYPANNAMRSSGGSVTFAPGARSNWHVHPVGQVLLVTEGVGRTQEWGKPVQEVKAGDIIICPVGVKHWHGASPETAMTHISICEEKEPGKVVEWMEKVTDEQYNGK; from the coding sequence ATGCGGCATGCGGTTTTCGGCATCATCCTTTCGGCCCTTCTGGTGTTCGCCTTCGCGGCCCCGTCCTTTGCGGACGACGCGCCCGGGCAGTCCATCATCCGCAAGGAAGAGCTCAAGTCCGTGAAAGGCGCGGACAGCATCTTCACCGGCGACGTGACCATCACGCCGCTCTATCCGGCCAACAATGCCATGCGCTCCAGCGGCGGCAGCGTCACCTTCGCGCCCGGGGCGCGCTCCAACTGGCATGTGCATCCCGTGGGCCAGGTGCTGCTCGTCACCGAGGGCGTGGGGCGCACGCAGGAATGGGGCAAGCCCGTGCAGGAAGTGAAGGCCGGCGACATCATCATCTGCCCGGTGGGCGTCAAGCACTGGCACGGCGCCAGCCCCGAAACGGCCATGACCCATATCTCCATCTGCGAGGAAAAGGAGCCCGGCAAGGTCGTGGAATGGATGGAAAAGGTCACGGACGAACAGTACAACGGCAAGTAG
- a CDS encoding O-antigen ligase family protein: MIFDFASMTARFRAFALGCAALRRERPADFWHGLLFWAFWLSLASFPVGYGMREVMPLVCVLFLVPYYRHAWRKSVLARLRVWWLFLCAALMTAIGVVFSPDPVASLLHAGTGVNKGFILPFIAMECVRDGRDLRRLVWACVFACFWEGIDGVWQAATGRDFIMGYKLNARRLTGSLGDYTVGNYIALALIPAFGVWFILRRGLGRCASALLFLALFWPAFFLCIGAASRSGMLAIAAAVGLWQILRGGLSRVVRAVVGPALVFAAFYLCQAPRLHVERIAGDGRWSLWELAWRVFLEHPWLGAGAGRYNAAFRELGLKPAHDAITISHPHDLYLDLLYAHGIVGFSLGMVFLLGFLWWGWRKIRPRLAAECRQPGSGVYWRLAAWFWLGYAGWLVNGIFGHDFYRIWWLALAMSHLGVMIGAVVNGAPAPEEEIRPSPHGS, from the coding sequence ATGATTTTTGATTTCGCCAGCATGACCGCGCGGTTCCGCGCTTTTGCGTTGGGCTGCGCGGCCCTCCGGCGCGAGCGCCCCGCGGATTTCTGGCACGGGCTGCTGTTCTGGGCGTTCTGGCTCTCGCTTGCGTCCTTCCCCGTCGGCTACGGCATGCGCGAGGTCATGCCGCTTGTCTGCGTGCTCTTTCTCGTGCCCTATTACCGCCATGCGTGGCGCAAGAGCGTGCTCGCGCGGCTCAGGGTGTGGTGGCTCTTTCTCTGCGCGGCCCTCATGACCGCCATCGGCGTCGTCTTTTCGCCAGACCCCGTGGCGTCCCTCCTGCACGCGGGCACCGGGGTCAACAAGGGCTTCATCCTGCCCTTCATCGCCATGGAGTGCGTGCGCGACGGGCGCGACCTCAGGCGCCTTGTCTGGGCCTGCGTGTTCGCCTGCTTCTGGGAGGGCATCGACGGCGTGTGGCAGGCCGCCACCGGCCGCGATTTCATCATGGGCTACAAGCTCAATGCCCGGCGCCTCACCGGCAGCCTCGGCGACTACACGGTGGGCAACTACATCGCGCTCGCCCTCATCCCGGCTTTCGGCGTGTGGTTCATCCTGCGGCGCGGCCTGGGCCGGTGCGCCTCGGCCCTGCTCTTTCTGGCACTGTTCTGGCCGGCCTTCTTCCTTTGCATCGGCGCGGCCAGCCGCAGCGGCATGCTCGCCATCGCCGCGGCCGTGGGCCTCTGGCAGATCCTGCGCGGGGGCTTGTCGCGCGTCGTGCGCGCCGTCGTGGGCCCGGCCCTCGTCTTCGCCGCCTTTTACCTCTGCCAGGCCCCGAGGCTGCATGTGGAGCGCATCGCCGGCGACGGCCGCTGGAGCCTCTGGGAGCTGGCCTGGCGCGTCTTTCTGGAGCACCCGTGGCTGGGCGCGGGCGCGGGCCGCTACAACGCGGCCTTCCGCGAACTGGGCCTCAAGCCGGCCCACGACGCCATCACCATCAGCCACCCGCACGACCTGTACCTCGACCTGCTCTACGCGCACGGCATCGTCGGCTTCAGCCTCGGCATGGTCTTTTTGCTGGGCTTTTTGTGGTGGGGCTGGCGCAAGATCCGCCCGCGGCTCGCGGCCGAGTGCCGCCAGCCCGGCAGCGGCGTTTACTGGCGGCTCGCGGCCTGGTTCTGGCTCGGCTATGCCGGCTGGCTCGTCAACGGCATCTTCGGCCACGACTTTTACCGCATCTGGTGGCTCGCGCTCGCCATGAGCCACCTCGGCGTCATGATCGGCGCCGTGGTCAACGGAGCGCCGGCGCCGGAAGAGGAAATCAGACCATCTCCCCACGGGAGTTGA
- a CDS encoding AraC family transcriptional regulator, giving the protein MSTEDRERIARAGENLKRALLARMPRDGIWPTAIPGVFMARRDHAGISEHRFDQPLASLLVQGSKKTLYGAEEHTLTENQLLLVGMDMPSSSQILQASPEKPLLTLFFHINRQIVGDLILQLGWKERHSPHTPGISIADAGPDLMETLLRVTRILDAPEQVPVRGELAMRDLHYLLLAGPQADVLHAIYGSGRYGRQLFAAIGYLREHLDAPVSLAELARAVYMSESTLYRYFKTLTGLSPLQYYKQLRLHEARRLILEEHEQARLAAARVGYGSAQQFNRDYKRLFGQPPLKSRKYRE; this is encoded by the coding sequence ATGAGCACTGAGGACAGGGAAAGGATCGCCCGCGCGGGCGAAAACCTGAAGCGCGCGCTGCTTGCCCGCATGCCCCGGGACGGCATCTGGCCCACGGCCATCCCGGGCGTGTTCATGGCCAGGCGCGACCATGCGGGCATCTCGGAGCACCGTTTCGACCAGCCGCTGGCCTCGCTCCTCGTGCAGGGCAGCAAGAAGACGCTTTACGGCGCCGAGGAGCACACGCTCACGGAGAACCAGCTCCTCCTCGTGGGCATGGACATGCCGAGCTCCTCGCAGATCCTCCAGGCCAGCCCCGAAAAGCCCTTGCTGACCCTCTTTTTCCACATCAACCGCCAGATCGTCGGCGACCTCATCCTCCAGCTCGGCTGGAAGGAGCGCCACAGCCCGCACACGCCGGGCATCTCCATCGCGGACGCGGGCCCCGACCTCATGGAGACGCTCCTGCGCGTGACGCGCATCCTCGACGCGCCGGAGCAGGTCCCGGTGCGCGGCGAGCTGGCCATGAGGGACCTGCACTACCTGCTGCTGGCCGGCCCGCAGGCGGACGTGCTCCACGCCATCTACGGCAGCGGCCGTTACGGGCGCCAGCTTTTCGCGGCCATCGGCTATCTGCGCGAGCATCTCGACGCGCCCGTGAGCCTCGCCGAGCTCGCGCGGGCGGTCTATATGTCGGAGTCCACGCTGTACAGGTATTTCAAGACGCTCACGGGCCTGAGCCCGCTGCAGTATTACAAGCAGCTCAGGCTGCACGAGGCGCGGCGCCTCATCCTCGAGGAGCACGAGCAGGCCAGGCTCGCCGCGGCCCGGGTGGGCTATGGCAGCGCGCAGCAGTTCAACCGCGACTACAAGCGGCTTTTCGGGCAGCCGCCCCTCAAGAGCCGGAAATACCGGGAGTAG
- a CDS encoding helix-turn-helix transcriptional regulator: MARAAGYNLRNMSVVEKGLQEPGIMTALALVMTTGVDVEEFFRTLHAGWQEHKTLG, translated from the coding sequence ATGGCCAGGGCGGCAGGCTATAACCTCCGCAACATGAGCGTGGTGGAAAAGGGCCTGCAGGAACCGGGGATCATGACCGCGCTTGCGCTGGTCATGACCACCGGCGTGGATGTGGAGGAATTTTTCCGCACATTGCATGCAGGCTGGCAGGAGCACAAGACGCTCGGCTGA
- a CDS encoding glycosyltransferase has protein sequence MTTATSHKGTALMKKPHVAHVVESFGAGCLTSVATLCRMMRDDFRFSVIHSMRPETPANFRELFPPEVEFHYLPEMENRIHPLKNFRAWRALRAALKNTAPDVLHCHSSIAGFLGRMAAFSGAWPVLYSPRGYSFLRDNIGPFNRAACTAMEWLAARGNSITVACGEEEYACATRLAPKEKCFFIPNALDLAAIDACAGAPAEKAPGEPLLAGTCGRLSLQRNYAYFSKVAKLVDEARWTWLGAPEATGLLPESVARTGWLTREQALSGMAKLDIYVHSSAWDGLSNTLLEAMALAKPVVATDIPANRAVVEDGVTGFLCRDEAHMAETVKKLLADAGLRARVGRAARAYIEEKHDAAKVYQNFGALYRRLAGAGHAAG, from the coding sequence ATGACGACCGCAACGAGCCACAAGGGTACCGCCCTCATGAAAAAGCCGCATGTGGCGCATGTGGTGGAATCCTTCGGCGCCGGCTGCCTCACTTCCGTGGCCACGCTCTGCCGCATGATGCGGGATGACTTCCGCTTTTCCGTCATCCATTCCATGAGGCCGGAAACGCCCGCGAATTTCCGGGAGCTCTTCCCGCCAGAGGTGGAATTCCATTACCTGCCGGAAATGGAAAACCGCATCCATCCTCTCAAGAACTTCCGGGCCTGGCGCGCGCTCAGAGCCGCGCTCAAAAATACAGCGCCGGACGTTCTGCACTGCCATTCCTCCATCGCCGGCTTCCTCGGGCGCATGGCGGCTTTTTCCGGCGCGTGGCCCGTGCTCTACAGCCCGCGCGGCTATTCCTTCCTCAGGGACAATATCGGCCCCTTCAACAGGGCGGCCTGCACGGCCATGGAGTGGCTGGCCGCCCGGGGCAACAGCATCACCGTGGCCTGCGGCGAGGAGGAATACGCCTGCGCCACTCGCCTCGCGCCCAAGGAAAAATGCTTTTTCATCCCCAACGCGCTCGACCTCGCCGCCATCGACGCCTGCGCGGGCGCCCCGGCGGAAAAAGCCCCCGGGGAGCCCCTGCTCGCCGGCACATGCGGGCGCCTCTCCCTGCAGCGGAATTACGCCTACTTTTCCAAGGTGGCGAAGCTCGTGGACGAGGCCCGCTGGACGTGGCTGGGCGCGCCGGAGGCTACTGGCCTCCTCCCGGAAAGCGTGGCGCGCACCGGCTGGCTCACCCGGGAGCAGGCGCTTTCAGGCATGGCGAAGCTGGACATCTATGTTCATTCCTCCGCGTGGGACGGCCTTTCCAACACCCTGCTCGAGGCCATGGCCCTCGCAAAGCCCGTGGTCGCCACGGACATCCCGGCCAACCGCGCCGTGGTCGAGGACGGGGTGACCGGCTTCCTTTGCCGGGACGAGGCGCACATGGCGGAGACGGTGAAAAAGCTCCTTGCCGATGCAGGGCTTCGGGCCCGGGTCGGCCGCGCCGCGCGCGCCTATATCGAAGAGAAGCACGACGCCGCCAAAGTGTACCAAAACTTCGGGGCGCTCTACCGCAGGCTCGCCGGGGCTGGGCATGCGGCCGGATAA
- a CDS encoding oligosaccharide flippase family protein → MRPDKGAGPLGLFRPLLGVFFSLGAIKITQMVLPLLAIPWLARILDLRTFGILMYFSILPSVAETVLNWGFNLGAVREVAFARGGKRRQAAILGAVITAKLMLAGLCLLGALALLPVIPYAREYPGVYMLAILYGIARGFRPLWFYQGIGKGMRRMALWDMLSNLTILVLIVIVINRPERWPWYFALNFGCKALPYSFLIWQLSRSWPFRLGIRGARRILRTTRTLFANALTIMVHTQTAKLVLGYFLPPAEMGIYLAADKIIKAVADASEPVTQTIYPEVCALRHGGTETAGQMLFWSFAVTVGLMLLAAVLLWLTAPWLIPLALGAKYAEAIPILNIMVAALPIMGMNAVVGPQILVASGHERAFFLASVFVAAASVPLAMLLPTLFGLEGAACLNIVLALLFLAAQAFCIKKYCPGSLSLSPAE, encoded by the coding sequence ATGCGGCCGGATAAGGGCGCGGGCCCCCTCGGCCTCTTCCGGCCCCTGCTCGGGGTCTTTTTCTCCCTCGGCGCCATCAAAATCACCCAGATGGTTCTGCCGCTGCTCGCCATCCCGTGGCTCGCGCGCATCCTCGATTTGCGCACGTTCGGCATCCTCATGTATTTCAGCATTCTGCCGTCCGTGGCCGAGACGGTGCTGAACTGGGGCTTCAACCTCGGCGCCGTGCGCGAGGTGGCCTTCGCCCGCGGCGGCAAAAGGCGGCAGGCCGCCATCCTCGGGGCCGTCATTACGGCCAAGCTCATGCTCGCCGGCCTGTGCCTTCTGGGCGCGCTCGCGCTTTTGCCGGTCATCCCCTATGCCCGGGAATATCCCGGCGTCTACATGCTCGCCATCCTCTACGGCATCGCGCGGGGCTTCAGGCCCCTGTGGTTCTATCAGGGCATCGGCAAGGGCATGCGCCGCATGGCCCTGTGGGACATGCTCTCCAACCTCACCATCCTTGTGCTCATCGTCATTGTCATCAACCGGCCAGAGCGCTGGCCCTGGTATTTCGCGCTCAACTTCGGCTGCAAGGCGCTGCCCTATTCCTTTCTCATCTGGCAGCTCTCCCGGTCCTGGCCCTTCCGCCTGGGCATCAGGGGCGCCCGGCGCATCCTGCGCACGACGCGGACGCTGTTCGCCAATGCCCTTACCATCATGGTCCATACGCAGACCGCGAAACTGGTGCTCGGCTATTTTCTCCCGCCGGCCGAGATGGGCATCTACCTCGCCGCGGACAAGATCATCAAGGCCGTGGCCGACGCGAGCGAGCCCGTGACCCAGACCATCTATCCCGAAGTGTGCGCCCTGCGCCACGGGGGCACCGAAACGGCCGGGCAGATGCTGTTCTGGTCCTTCGCGGTGACGGTGGGCCTCATGCTGCTGGCGGCCGTGTTGCTGTGGCTGACGGCGCCCTGGCTCATTCCGCTGGCCCTGGGGGCCAAGTATGCCGAAGCCATTCCCATCCTCAACATCATGGTCGCCGCCTTGCCCATCATGGGCATGAACGCTGTTGTGGGCCCGCAGATACTGGTCGCCAGCGGTCACGAAAGAGCCTTTTTCCTGGCCTCGGTGTTCGTGGCCGCCGCCAGCGTGCCGCTGGCCATGCTTTTGCCCACCTTGTTCGGGCTTGAGGGCGCGGCCTGCCTCAATATCGTCCTCGCCCTGCTTTTTCTCGCGGCACAGGCCTTCTGCATCAAAAAATATTGCCCCGGCTCCCTCTCCTTGAGCCCGGCGGAGTAA
- a CDS encoding alcohol dehydrogenase catalytic domain-containing protein → MQKTMKAAVLAGPEKIEVKEVAMPGLAPGMILIRVSACGVCGSDVHMWKAGKGWSDEPIPDFRMGHEFCGVVVDPGDSHFARGDRVTFWANMYCGRCDMCRQGLEHLCREVKGKNYIGFVCNGAYAEYFAGPARYAYKLPDTVSDVAAALIDPLMVAYHAVKHSRTRLHDRVLVVGSGIIAQLMGRLAKKAGASLLAMSKINDNQMAKAREPGDFDCYLDGAAPDRAARYREVSRGGFDVVFEAVGSRESLASCLEAVRPGGEIVAVGNSVTPEIPFSLNSLVLNEVRLSGSVSCTRKEFEETIDLIASGFIDPEAFVTDIIGLDGLQEAMQKQGTGWPGLLKSVVRP, encoded by the coding sequence ATGCAAAAGACCATGAAGGCCGCGGTGCTCGCCGGCCCGGAAAAGATCGAGGTGAAGGAGGTCGCCATGCCCGGGCTCGCCCCGGGCATGATCCTCATCAGGGTCAGCGCCTGCGGCGTGTGCGGCAGCGACGTGCACATGTGGAAGGCCGGAAAGGGCTGGAGCGACGAGCCGATCCCGGACTTCCGCATGGGGCATGAGTTTTGCGGGGTCGTAGTGGACCCGGGCGACAGCCATTTCGCCAGGGGCGACCGCGTGACCTTCTGGGCCAACATGTATTGCGGCCGCTGCGACATGTGCCGCCAGGGCCTGGAGCACCTGTGCCGCGAGGTGAAGGGCAAGAACTACATCGGCTTCGTGTGCAACGGCGCCTATGCGGAATATTTCGCGGGCCCGGCGCGCTATGCCTACAAATTGCCGGATACCGTGTCGGATGTGGCGGCCGCGCTCATCGACCCGCTCATGGTGGCCTACCACGCGGTGAAGCACTCGCGCACGCGCCTGCATGACCGGGTGCTGGTGGTGGGCAGCGGCATCATCGCCCAGCTCATGGGGCGGCTGGCCAAAAAGGCCGGCGCCTCGCTGCTCGCCATGTCGAAGATCAACGACAACCAGATGGCCAAGGCCCGCGAACCGGGCGACTTCGACTGCTACCTCGACGGCGCGGCGCCCGACCGCGCGGCCCGTTACCGGGAAGTGAGCAGGGGCGGCTTCGACGTGGTATTCGAGGCGGTGGGCAGCCGGGAATCGCTGGCGAGCTGCCTCGAGGCCGTGCGCCCCGGCGGGGAGATCGTGGCGGTGGGCAATTCGGTCACGCCCGAGATCCCCTTCAGCCTCAACAGTCTTGTCCTCAACGAGGTGCGCCTCTCGGGCAGCGTCTCCTGCACGCGCAAGGAATTTGAGGAGACCATCGACCTCATCGCCAGCGGCTTTATCGATCCCGAGGCCTTTGTCACCGACATCATCGGGCTCGACGGCCTGCAGGAGGCCATGCAGAAGCAGGGCACCGGCTGGCCGGGGCTTTTGAAGAGCGTGGTCAGGCCCTGA
- a CDS encoding glycosyl transferase family 1, which translates to MPKPIYVIISLDVEEEGLFQGAYARHVAGVRNVAWLRGLEPLLARGVRPTLFCAHSVFTDKSAWPVLEGLRDRHGAEIGAHLHFWNTPPLSPGPDVLDAVPACELGQGLLAAKLESLLKAGRDFQGADIRAFRMGRWDMHKKHWPLLFEAGVEADASVRPLYGMATAQEGPDHFAAPGQPYWMEHGGRRMLEAPLTVAPLSRIAAKLHMLPQNTLGKKARAFMRHWNTMALLPAYHPLWSLKLTSRLCLDRGNVLVATWHSSEMMPGGAPHMPDAAAVEGMVGRVAAWLDWLAKHWDVRFLTLTELAALWKEHNPQPVPAGPGDWRP; encoded by the coding sequence ATGCCAAAGCCCATCTATGTGATCATTTCGCTGGACGTGGAGGAAGAGGGCCTGTTTCAAGGCGCCTATGCCCGCCATGTGGCCGGCGTGCGCAATGTGGCGTGGCTCAGGGGGCTTGAGCCGCTGCTCGCGCGCGGGGTCAGGCCCACGCTCTTCTGCGCGCACAGCGTCTTCACGGACAAGAGCGCCTGGCCCGTGCTGGAAGGTCTGCGCGACCGCCACGGCGCGGAAATCGGCGCGCACCTCCATTTCTGGAACACACCGCCGCTCTCCCCGGGGCCGGACGTGCTCGACGCGGTGCCGGCCTGCGAGCTCGGGCAGGGCCTTCTCGCGGCCAAGCTCGAGAGCCTGCTCAAGGCCGGGCGCGACTTTCAGGGGGCCGACATCAGGGCCTTCCGCATGGGCCGCTGGGACATGCACAAGAAGCACTGGCCGCTGCTTTTCGAGGCCGGCGTGGAAGCGGACGCCTCCGTGCGGCCGCTCTACGGCATGGCGACGGCCCAAGAGGGCCCGGACCACTTCGCCGCGCCCGGCCAGCCCTACTGGATGGAGCACGGTGGCCGGCGCATGCTTGAGGCGCCGCTCACGGTGGCGCCCCTTTCGCGCATTGCCGCAAAACTGCATATGCTGCCGCAAAACACACTGGGCAAAAAGGCGCGCGCCTTCATGCGCCACTGGAACACCATGGCCCTCCTGCCCGCCTATCACCCGCTCTGGAGCCTGAAACTGACCTCACGGCTGTGCCTTGACCGCGGAAATGTTCTTGTGGCCACCTGGCATTCCTCGGAAATGATGCCCGGGGGCGCGCCCCACATGCCGGATGCCGCGGCCGTCGAGGGCATGGTCGGGAGGGTCGCCGCGTGGCTCGACTGGCTTGCGAAGCATTGGGACGTGCGGTTCCTGACCCTCACGGAACTGGCCGCGCTCTGGAAAGAACACAACCCTCAGCCCGTGCCCGCCGGGCCCGGTGACTGGCGCCCATGA
- a CDS encoding DUF805 domain-containing protein, which produces MFAGKGRHEAAGFHADGVEEAESHAHTWLKPALLDAPDIRRIIGCQIYNLPKRKAFLLPLPSERGAEKTCWFFHFASIAQDSTATYEFIDRANTLCCSNIAIQKCNTYLLIRSILSELYESSWNVLRKSFITNGCDTRGQFWRFFIIYWPISGLLFPRIIIVIAIKMPTDNYIFAVLFLIASIITIYIPLVTAIIRRLHDVGKPGYLWILWFIPGANLYLLYLLAKKGVGKKAN; this is translated from the coding sequence GTGTTCGCGGGCAAGGGCCGCCATGAAGCCGCCGGGTTCCACGCCGATGGCGTTGAGGAGGCGGAAAGCCATGCGCACACCTGGCTGAAGCCTGCCCTCCTCGATGCGCCTGATATTCGCCGGATAATAGGCTGCCAGATATACAACCTCCCAAAAAGAAAAGCCTTTCTTCTCCCGCTCCCTTCGGAGCGCGGGGCCGAAAAGACATGCTGGTTTTTCCATTTTGCCAGCATTGCCCAAGACAGCACGGCTACCTACGAATTTATTGACAGAGCAAATACTTTATGTTGTAGTAATATTGCAATCCAAAAATGCAACACTTACCTTTTAATAAGAAGTATATTAAGTGAACTATATGAAAGCAGTTGGAATGTGTTACGCAAAAGCTTTATCACCAACGGCTGTGACACGCGCGGACAATTTTGGCGATTCTTTATTATATATTGGCCAATAAGTGGTCTATTATTTCCAAGGATTATTATAGTTATTGCTATAAAAATGCCAACAGATAACTATATATTTGCTGTCCTCTTCCTCATCGCTTCTATTATTACCATTTACATCCCGCTTGTTACTGCAATTATCAGGCGCCTGCATGATGTGGGAAAGCCCGGCTATTTATGGATATTATGGTTTATCCCGGGAGCGAATCTCTATCTGCTCTATCTGCTGGCGAAAAAGGGCGTCGGAAAAAAAGCGAACTGA
- a CDS encoding glycosyltransferase family 2 protein, with amino-acid sequence MNQPLVSIIIPVYNAEPYLAESLKSALGQSVTDIEVIAVDDGSTDASLEILRSFAARDPRLKVLVHEKNRGQAAARNSGLDASTGRWFAFLDNDDLLAPDFCEVLLAEAERSGADIVKGRARIIEPDGRVQETSLQWQRDIMEKSPLCFNDTWWTAIYNGEKIRGKIRLHDDAFLGEDLVFLVEAITMPLKVSCIDDIVYINLQRENSGGEYHSRSLKKIEATIDSQASILQTLNKKHIYASDPYGYRLWTMEALRRLGGFHRAKEGERETALRLCAAKAPQVASLIRCDYPGARRFLMPLALKILTDDRLLFARLFIFRCYGLVKKLRRPRGQ; translated from the coding sequence ATGAACCAGCCACTCGTCTCCATCATCATTCCCGTCTACAATGCCGAACCATATCTCGCGGAGAGCCTCAAAAGCGCGCTCGGGCAGTCGGTGACGGACATCGAAGTCATCGCCGTGGATGACGGCTCAACAGATGCGAGCCTCGAGATTTTGCGCTCCTTTGCCGCCCGGGACCCGCGCCTCAAGGTGCTGGTCCACGAAAAAAACCGGGGCCAGGCTGCCGCGCGCAACAGCGGTCTTGATGCGTCCACGGGCCGCTGGTTCGCGTTCCTTGACAATGACGATTTGCTTGCTCCTGATTTTTGCGAGGTCCTGCTTGCCGAGGCGGAAAGAAGCGGCGCGGACATCGTCAAGGGCCGCGCCAGGATCATCGAGCCGGACGGAAGAGTCCAGGAGACTTCGCTCCAATGGCAAAGAGACATCATGGAGAAAAGCCCGCTCTGCTTCAACGACACATGGTGGACCGCCATCTACAACGGGGAGAAGATCCGCGGGAAGATCCGGCTGCATGACGATGCTTTCCTCGGCGAGGACCTTGTCTTCCTTGTGGAGGCCATCACCATGCCCCTGAAAGTGTCGTGCATTGACGATATCGTCTACATCAATCTCCAGCGCGAAAACAGCGGCGGGGAATACCACAGCCGCTCCCTCAAAAAAATTGAGGCCACCATCGATTCACAGGCCTCCATATTGCAAACCTTGAATAAAAAACACATCTATGCTTCCGACCCCTATGGCTATCGCCTCTGGACCATGGAGGCCCTGCGGCGGCTCGGCGGTTTTCACCGCGCAAAAGAGGGCGAGCGCGAGACGGCCCTGAGGCTCTGCGCGGCCAAGGCGCCGCAGGTGGCCTCGCTCATCCGCTGCGACTATCCGGGCGCCAGGAGATTCCTCATGCCGCTCGCGCTAAAAATTTTAACGGATGACCGGCTGCTCTTCGCCCGGCTCTTCATCTTCCGCTGCTATGGGCTTGTGAAAAAACTCAGGCGCCCCAGGGGCCAGTAG
- a CDS encoding class I SAM-dependent methyltransferase — MGYQSFPWARGDSESYKKLIALQLPALKGRTFLDVGCNEGFFCGYAEFMGARKVTGVDIEPRFLAMAKTLFPGCTFLCEDWENLGEERYDIILNASAIHYAKDQKKFLDLLMSRLNPGGTLVLEIGVAPGKAKEFVEVRRSIDTRLFPTRAKLEEMLEGYAFKLISRSVPQAGDPIPREVYHISHKLPYAILALDDPHAGKSFTVREIFRPGIRRISGDMLYYEVAQGSREAPPAVTETVLDNRADMDCCAITCQVFKKGLFREFCQWLAETAGQEDFILDMYMPAPVRPAVAGFLESRGYYVVNVQLQKALSRPRAREMAPRGSCGRYMDHLRREFMINEEDYLAANPDVAEALRAGRIRSAFEHYIFHGRAEGRRRAPAEKNEGREARKPGPPAAD, encoded by the coding sequence ATGGGATACCAAAGCTTCCCCTGGGCGCGCGGCGATTCCGAAAGCTACAAGAAGCTCATCGCGCTGCAATTGCCCGCGCTCAAGGGCAGGACCTTTCTCGACGTGGGCTGCAACGAGGGCTTTTTCTGCGGCTATGCGGAATTCATGGGCGCCCGGAAGGTCACGGGCGTCGACATCGAGCCGCGCTTCCTGGCCATGGCGAAGACGCTCTTCCCGGGCTGCACCTTTCTTTGCGAAGACTGGGAAAATCTCGGCGAAGAGCGCTATGACATCATCCTGAACGCCTCGGCCATCCACTACGCGAAAGACCAGAAAAAATTTCTCGACCTGCTCATGAGCCGGCTCAATCCCGGCGGCACACTGGTGCTCGAGATCGGCGTGGCGCCCGGCAAGGCCAAGGAGTTCGTCGAGGTCAGGCGCTCCATCGACACGCGCCTCTTCCCCACGCGGGCGAAGCTGGAGGAGATGCTTGAGGGCTACGCGTTCAAGCTCATCTCCCGCAGCGTACCGCAGGCGGGCGACCCCATCCCGCGCGAGGTCTATCACATTTCGCACAAGCTGCCCTACGCCATCCTCGCGCTGGACGACCCGCACGCCGGCAAGAGCTTCACCGTGCGGGAGATCTTCAGGCCCGGCATCCGGCGCATCTCGGGCGACATGCTCTATTACGAGGTGGCGCAGGGCAGCCGCGAGGCGCCGCCGGCCGTCACCGAAACCGTGCTGGACAACAGGGCGGACATGGATTGCTGCGCCATCACCTGCCAGGTCTTCAAGAAGGGGCTGTTCAGGGAGTTTTGCCAGTGGCTTGCCGAAACGGCCGGCCAGGAGGACTTCATCCTCGACATGTACATGCCCGCGCCCGTGCGCCCGGCCGTGGCCGGCTTCCTGGAGAGCCGGGGCTACTATGTGGTCAATGTCCAGCTCCAGAAAGCGCTGAGCCGGCCGCGCGCCCGGGAGATGGCGCCCCGCGGCTCCTGCGGCCGCTATATGGACCACCTGCGGCGGGAATTCATGATCAATGAGGAGGACTACCTGGCCGCCAACCCGGACGTGGCCGAAGCCCTGCGCGCCGGCCGAATCCGCAGCGCCTTCGAGCACTACATCTTCCACGGGCGCGCCGAGGGCCGCAGGCGCGCCCCGGCCGAAAAAAACGAAGGGCGGGAAGCCCGGAAACCCGGGCCCCCCGCCGCTGACTGA